The following are encoded in a window of Solidesulfovibrio magneticus RS-1 genomic DNA:
- the rpsP gene encoding 30S ribosomal protein S16, with the protein MAMKLRLTRMGCKKRPFYRIVAMNSETRRDGRALEYLGYYNPMVDPAEIKVDGDKVRAWLARGAEPTDTVRALLQKAGV; encoded by the coding sequence ATGGCCATGAAACTGCGCCTGACCCGCATGGGTTGCAAGAAGCGCCCGTTCTACCGCATTGTCGCCATGAATTCCGAAACCCGCCGCGACGGCCGCGCCCTGGAATACCTGGGCTATTACAACCCCATGGTTGACCCGGCCGAGATAAAAGTGGATGGTGATAAAGTACGGGCCTGGCTGGCGCGCGGCGCCGAGCCCACGGATACCGTGCGCGCCCTGCTCCAGAAGGCGGGCGTCTAG
- the ffh gene encoding signal recognition particle protein translates to MFDSLTDRLEDVFRKIRGQARLTEENVQTALREVRLALLEADVNFKVVKDFVERVRERAVGQDVLKSLNPGQQVVKIVHEELIEILGGQATDLDLSGSPAVIMVVGLQGSGKTTTCAKLALKLRREFKRKPYLVPADVYRPAAIDQLHKLASQLDIEAYPSTPDQNPVDICAAALAEAKRTGHDVVLLDTAGRLHIDEALMDELAAIKAGCAPGEILFVADAMTGQDAVTVAAAFNERLDITGVVLTKMDGDARGGAALSVRQVTGKPIKLVGTGEKVSDLELFYPDRAASRILGMGDILTLIEKAQTDVDAEEAAEMERKLRKAQFTLEDFRTQMRRIKKLGSLEGLLKLIPGMSQVRKQLGDVQMPEKEMARVEAIINSMTKAERDNPKLINTSRRERIAKGSGVTVLEVSQLLKNFTQMQKMMQRMMGGKGMPSMPKMPPGMKMPGMPPGGMPGMPGMGGMGSMPGMPPGMGGAPAPSRAAIESARAAAKKKKEQRKKRKKR, encoded by the coding sequence ATGTTCGACAGCCTTACAGACAGACTCGAAGACGTTTTCCGCAAGATCAGGGGCCAGGCCCGGCTGACCGAGGAGAACGTCCAGACCGCGTTGCGCGAAGTGCGTTTGGCTTTGCTCGAGGCCGACGTCAATTTCAAGGTCGTCAAGGACTTCGTTGAACGCGTCCGGGAGCGGGCCGTCGGCCAGGACGTGCTCAAGAGCCTCAATCCCGGCCAGCAGGTCGTGAAAATCGTCCACGAGGAACTCATCGAGATTCTCGGCGGACAGGCCACCGACCTCGACCTGTCCGGTTCGCCGGCCGTCATCATGGTCGTGGGCCTGCAAGGCTCGGGCAAGACCACCACCTGCGCCAAGCTGGCCCTGAAACTGCGCCGCGAATTCAAGCGCAAGCCCTATCTGGTCCCGGCCGACGTCTACCGTCCGGCGGCCATCGACCAGCTCCATAAGCTCGCTTCCCAGCTCGACATCGAGGCCTATCCGTCCACCCCGGACCAGAACCCGGTGGACATCTGCGCCGCCGCCCTGGCCGAGGCCAAGCGCACCGGCCACGACGTGGTGCTGCTGGACACCGCCGGCCGCCTGCACATCGACGAAGCCCTCATGGACGAGCTGGCCGCCATCAAGGCCGGCTGCGCCCCCGGGGAAATCCTGTTCGTGGCCGACGCCATGACCGGCCAGGACGCCGTCACCGTGGCCGCCGCCTTCAACGAGCGCCTGGACATCACCGGCGTGGTCCTGACCAAGATGGACGGCGACGCCCGGGGCGGCGCGGCCCTGTCCGTGCGCCAGGTCACGGGCAAGCCCATCAAGCTCGTGGGCACGGGCGAGAAAGTCTCCGACCTGGAGCTGTTCTATCCCGACCGGGCCGCCTCGCGCATCCTGGGCATGGGCGACATCCTCACGCTCATCGAGAAGGCCCAGACCGACGTCGACGCCGAGGAAGCGGCCGAGATGGAGCGCAAGCTGCGCAAGGCCCAGTTCACCCTGGAAGACTTCCGCACCCAGATGCGCCGCATCAAAAAGCTTGGATCCCTGGAAGGGCTATTAAAGCTCATCCCCGGCATGTCCCAGGTCCGCAAGCAGCTTGGCGACGTGCAGATGCCGGAAAAGGAGATGGCCCGGGTCGAGGCCATCATCAACTCCATGACCAAGGCCGAACGCGACAATCCCAAGCTGATCAACACCAGCCGCCGGGAACGCATTGCCAAGGGTTCGGGCGTGACGGTCCTGGAAGTCAGCCAGTTGCTGAAAAATTTCACCCAGATGCAGAAGATGATGCAGCGCATGATGGGCGGCAAGGGGATGCCCTCCATGCCCAAGATGCCGCCTGGGATGAAGATGCCCGGAATGCCCCCGGGCGGGATGCCGGGAATGCCCGGCATGGGCGGCATGGGTTCAATGCCCGGAATGCCGCCGGGCATGGGCGGCGCGCCCGCGCCGAGCCGAGCCGCCATCGAAAGCGCCCGGGCCGCCGCCAAGAAGAAGAAAGAACAACGGAAAAAACGGAAAAAACGCTGA
- a CDS encoding RNA recognition motif domain-containing protein, with amino-acid sequence MSKKLYVGNLPFSTNEDEIRDLFAAYGDVSSVKLIVDRETGRLRGFGFVEMGDDGADAAMQGLNGKAFGGRDLRVNEAEERQPRAGGYNDRPRRNSW; translated from the coding sequence ATGTCCAAGAAACTCTATGTCGGCAATCTGCCCTTTTCCACCAACGAAGACGAAATCCGCGACCTGTTCGCCGCCTACGGCGATGTGTCCTCGGTCAAGCTGATCGTGGACCGTGAAACCGGCCGTCTGCGCGGCTTCGGTTTTGTGGAAATGGGTGACGACGGCGCCGACGCCGCCATGCAGGGCCTCAACGGCAAGGCTTTTGGCGGCCGCGACCTGCGGGTCAACGAGGCCGAAGAGCGCCAGCCCCGCGCCGGCGGCTACAACGACCGTCCTCGTCGCAACAGCTGGTAG
- a CDS encoding YkgJ family cysteine cluster protein gives MPVLSFRRVREAAPRLPWLTALIEACSILDRGVARGVAASGRTPSCHAGCHACCSQLIPISTIEILGLRWFALSHLRGDMALAVGRALLAQRQEPCPFLVDGVCAVYPLRPLACREYIVFGSPCLAGERPDVTRPQDVLPLPRIAQLQAFTVLLPFYGVTDSDAREAALQNRLVLRDTRLLQQLDWQGLGAALCGNNH, from the coding sequence ATGCCTGTGCTGTCGTTTCGGCGGGTGCGTGAAGCCGCTCCGCGCCTGCCCTGGCTTACGGCGCTGATCGAGGCCTGCTCCATTCTCGACCGGGGAGTTGCCCGGGGAGTTGCGGCCTCTGGGCGCACGCCGAGTTGCCATGCCGGATGCCATGCCTGCTGCAGCCAGCTCATTCCGATCTCCACCATTGAAATCCTGGGGCTGCGGTGGTTTGCCCTGAGCCATCTGCGCGGCGACATGGCGTTGGCGGTGGGGCGGGCGCTTTTAGCGCAACGCCAGGAGCCTTGTCCGTTTCTTGTGGATGGCGTCTGCGCGGTGTATCCGCTGCGGCCTCTGGCTTGCCGGGAATACATTGTTTTTGGCTCGCCCTGTCTGGCGGGGGAGCGTCCCGATGTGACGCGGCCTCAGGACGTTTTGCCGCTGCCGCGCATCGCCCAATTGCAGGCTTTTACTGTGCTGTTGCCCTTTTACGGGGTCACGGACAGCGACGCCAGGGAGGCGGCGCTGCAAAACCGATTGGTGCTGCGCGACACCCGGTTGTTGCAGCAGCTCGACTGGCAGGGGCTTGGCGCGGCGCTTTGCGGAAATAATCATTGA
- a CDS encoding pyridoxal phosphate-dependent aminotransferase, producing the protein MKLVTEQMEQFLSGGAWIRKIFEHGLELKKQYGEDAVCDFSLGNPDLPPPAVVGECLAELAEQADKPFAFGYMPNPGYPAVRAALAEHLSKEQGIAIAAEDLLLTCGAAGGINCFFRAVLTPGDEVICPNPYFVEYGFYAGNSGGILKPVPTKPDFDLDIAAMEAAITPRTRVVLINSPNNPTGMVYSKETLTELAAMLTRASAGRERPIYLLADEPYRFLAYDGAEVPSVLPLYPYSLVIGSFSKNLSLPGERVGYVVVSPLMEGRAQLVAGLVFANRILGFVNAPAVGQALLLRALGQEVDRGIYERRRAAMAGVLTRAGYEFIMPRGAFYFFPKSPDADELVFLDRLAKERVLAVPGRGFGMPGYFRLAFCVDEAVINRSEAGFARAIRG; encoded by the coding sequence GTGAAACTGGTCACCGAGCAAATGGAACAATTCCTGTCCGGCGGAGCCTGGATACGCAAGATTTTCGAACACGGGCTGGAGCTCAAGAAACAATACGGCGAAGACGCCGTGTGCGACTTTTCGCTGGGCAACCCCGACCTGCCGCCGCCGGCCGTGGTCGGCGAGTGCCTGGCCGAGCTGGCCGAACAGGCGGACAAGCCCTTTGCCTTCGGCTACATGCCCAATCCCGGCTATCCGGCCGTGCGGGCCGCCCTGGCCGAACACCTCTCCAAGGAGCAGGGCATCGCCATTGCCGCCGAGGATCTGCTCCTCACCTGCGGCGCGGCCGGCGGCATCAACTGCTTTTTCCGGGCCGTCCTCACCCCGGGCGACGAGGTCATCTGCCCGAACCCCTATTTCGTGGAGTACGGCTTCTATGCCGGCAACTCCGGCGGGATTCTCAAACCCGTGCCCACCAAACCCGATTTCGACCTGGACATCGCGGCCATGGAGGCGGCCATCACCCCGCGCACCCGGGTTGTGCTGATCAATTCGCCCAACAATCCCACCGGCATGGTCTACAGCAAGGAGACGCTCACCGAACTGGCCGCCATGCTGACCCGGGCCTCGGCCGGCCGCGAGCGCCCCATTTATCTGTTGGCCGACGAACCCTACCGGTTCTTGGCCTACGACGGCGCGGAGGTCCCCTCGGTGCTGCCGTTGTATCCCTATTCCCTGGTCATCGGATCGTTTTCTAAAAACCTGTCCCTGCCCGGCGAGCGGGTGGGCTATGTCGTCGTGTCGCCGCTCATGGAAGGCCGGGCGCAGCTCGTGGCCGGGCTGGTCTTCGCCAACCGCATTCTGGGGTTCGTCAACGCTCCGGCAGTGGGCCAGGCCTTGCTCTTGCGGGCGTTGGGCCAGGAAGTGGACCGGGGCATCTACGAGCGCCGCCGGGCGGCCATGGCCGGGGTGCTGACCCGGGCCGGCTACGAGTTCATCATGCCGCGCGGTGCGTTTTACTTCTTCCCCAAGTCGCCCGACGCCGACGAACTGGTTTTTCTGGATCGTCTGGCCAAGGAACGCGTCCTGGCCGTGCCGGGACGTGGTTTTGGGATGCCGGGCTATTTCCGGCTGGCCTTTTGCGTGGACGAAGCGGTCATCAACCGTTCAGAAGCGGGGTTTGCCCGGGCCATTCGGGGCTGA
- a CDS encoding peptidase U32 family protein: MTEAKKPEILAPAGDPYSFLAAVAAGADAVYCGLKHFSARMLARNFSTSELAALAEMARGRNVRTYVAINTLLKPDEADKAGRLISRLAADVGPDALIVQDLGVAAVARQAGYKGELHLSTLANVSSPSGLATLPAYSFSRVVLPRELTVDEMREMAEAAPQGLSLEAFVHGALCYNVSGRCYWSSYLGGKSGLRGRCVQPCRRIYDHRGQKGRYFSCQDLSLDVLTKALLTIPEITAWKIEGRKKGPHYVYHTVAAYKLLRDAADDTSAKKMAASFLEQALGRPGTNYNFLPQRPKNPIDTKERTGSGMPAGKLTRGIKSGQWNLSTRVGLMPGDLLRVGFEDEPGHRVVKVTRTVPKGGRLTLTFDGPDNKPESGIPVFLIDRRDPALAAKIAPLEAALDKITPREAKPSEFVAKMPKPAKPFRSEPLSLSVWRHPDMRKEKSPFGVWISTHRAQNLPLGRAAMVWWWLPPVIWPDEESEFKSLIAAIVSRGGKRFVLNAPWQTGLFPAGAKGLDFWAGPFCNVANPLALGELARNGFYGAFVSPELSGEDLLGLPKTSPIPLGIVAKGAWPLGLSRVLSGEVKTCLPVISPKEEGLWAVKYDRTYWLYANWEVDLYRHREALVQAGYCVFVDLREPLPKEVNRRDRTSHFNWEIGLL, encoded by the coding sequence ATGACCGAGGCGAAAAAGCCTGAAATCCTTGCCCCAGCGGGCGATCCCTATTCGTTTCTGGCGGCCGTCGCCGCCGGAGCCGACGCCGTCTACTGCGGCCTCAAACATTTCTCCGCCCGCATGCTGGCCCGCAACTTCTCCACCTCCGAGCTGGCCGCCCTGGCCGAAATGGCCCGGGGCCGCAACGTGCGCACCTACGTCGCCATCAACACCCTGCTCAAGCCCGACGAGGCCGACAAGGCCGGACGCCTGATCTCGCGCCTGGCCGCCGACGTCGGACCCGACGCGCTCATCGTCCAGGACCTGGGCGTGGCCGCCGTGGCCCGGCAGGCCGGCTACAAGGGCGAACTGCACCTGTCCACCCTGGCCAACGTCAGCAGCCCGTCGGGCCTGGCCACCCTGCCCGCCTACTCCTTTTCCCGGGTGGTGCTGCCGCGCGAACTGACCGTTGACGAGATGCGCGAGATGGCCGAGGCCGCGCCCCAGGGCCTTTCCCTGGAAGCCTTTGTCCACGGCGCACTGTGCTACAATGTTTCGGGGCGCTGCTACTGGAGCAGCTACCTCGGCGGCAAGTCGGGCCTGCGCGGCCGCTGCGTCCAGCCCTGCCGACGCATCTACGACCACCGGGGCCAAAAGGGCCGCTATTTCTCCTGCCAGGATTTGAGCCTCGATGTGCTCACCAAGGCCCTGCTCACCATCCCCGAGATCACGGCCTGGAAGATCGAGGGCCGCAAGAAAGGCCCGCACTACGTCTACCATACCGTGGCCGCCTACAAACTTTTGCGCGACGCCGCCGACGACACCTCGGCCAAGAAGATGGCCGCCAGCTTCCTGGAACAGGCCCTCGGCCGGCCCGGCACCAACTACAACTTCCTGCCCCAGCGGCCGAAAAACCCCATCGACACCAAGGAGCGCACCGGCTCGGGCATGCCCGCCGGCAAGCTCACCCGGGGCATCAAGAGCGGCCAGTGGAACCTGTCCACCCGGGTGGGCCTCATGCCCGGCGACCTGCTGCGGGTGGGCTTCGAGGACGAACCCGGCCACCGCGTGGTCAAGGTGACCCGCACCGTGCCCAAGGGCGGCCGGCTCACGCTCACCTTTGACGGCCCGGACAACAAGCCCGAGTCCGGCATCCCGGTCTTTCTGATCGACCGCCGCGACCCGGCCCTGGCCGCCAAGATCGCGCCCCTGGAAGCCGCCCTGGACAAGATCACCCCGCGCGAGGCCAAGCCGTCGGAATTCGTGGCCAAAATGCCCAAGCCGGCCAAGCCGTTTCGCAGCGAGCCGCTGTCGCTTAGCGTGTGGCGGCATCCCGACATGCGCAAGGAAAAGAGCCCCTTTGGCGTGTGGATCTCCACCCATCGGGCCCAGAACCTGCCCCTTGGCCGGGCGGCCATGGTCTGGTGGTGGCTGCCGCCGGTCATCTGGCCCGACGAGGAAAGCGAATTTAAAAGCCTCATCGCCGCCATCGTCAGCCGGGGCGGCAAGCGCTTTGTCTTAAACGCCCCCTGGCAGACCGGCCTGTTCCCGGCCGGGGCCAAGGGCCTGGACTTCTGGGCCGGCCCGTTTTGCAACGTGGCCAACCCCCTGGCCCTGGGCGAACTGGCCCGCAACGGCTTTTACGGCGCGTTCGTCTCGCCGGAGCTGTCGGGCGAAGACCTGCTCGGCCTGCCCAAAACCTCGCCGATCCCCCTGGGCATCGTGGCCAAGGGCGCCTGGCCCCTTGGGCTGTCGCGGGTGCTCTCGGGCGAGGTCAAAACCTGCCTGCCCGTCATCAGCCCCAAGGAAGAGGGCCTTTGGGCCGTCAAGTACGACCGCACCTATTGGCTGTATGCCAACTGGGAAGTGGACCTCTACCGCCACCGCGAGGCCCTGGTGCAGGCCGGCTACTGCGTGTTCGTGGACCTGCGCGAGCCTCTGCCCAAGGAAGTGAACCGGCGCGACCGCACCAGCCACTTCAACTGGGAAATCGGGTTGTTGTAA
- a CDS encoding bifunctional nucleoside/nucleotide kinase/histidine phosphatase family protein has protein sequence MARPAKLCIAMVGLPAMGKSTVAAKIKENLEKDDIKVGIFNNGDVRRRMVAGNTSHAGFYNPDNTDAAALRERIAAVSIAEAKAYLTAEGQIAILDATNVSRKRRETLRQHLAPHPILFIECINDDPELLALSVARKTRLPEFAHLPQDEAAKSFFSRIGYYRHIYAPADEADNLVRLDTLNNRIIAERVHSDVPHYGRIRDLLMSDWIKNLFLVRHAESEYNLENRVGGDSGLTEKGRRMAWALSRHFIGTPLPYVFTSTLTRTREMAEPLLETRKGTTIHHAFKEFDEIDVGECDGLSYTEMERARPELFAARARNKYNFVYPGGEGYATMAGRVYRGIKKAIYLSGNSEYIMIIGHQAVNRMILSDFLFRRAEDVPYIFIPQDKYFHIVSTQSKKLFELRKF, from the coding sequence ATGGCGCGGCCGGCCAAGCTCTGCATCGCCATGGTGGGGCTGCCGGCCATGGGCAAGTCCACTGTCGCGGCCAAGATCAAGGAAAACCTCGAAAAAGACGACATCAAGGTCGGCATCTTCAACAACGGCGACGTGCGCCGGCGCATGGTCGCCGGCAACACCTCCCATGCCGGCTTCTACAACCCGGACAATACCGACGCGGCGGCGCTTCGCGAACGCATCGCCGCCGTCAGCATCGCCGAGGCCAAGGCCTACCTGACGGCCGAAGGCCAGATCGCCATCCTCGACGCCACCAACGTCTCCCGCAAACGGCGGGAGACGTTGCGGCAGCACCTGGCTCCCCATCCCATCCTGTTTATTGAGTGCATCAACGACGATCCTGAACTGCTGGCCCTGTCCGTGGCCCGCAAGACCCGGCTGCCGGAATTCGCCCACCTGCCCCAGGATGAAGCGGCCAAAAGCTTTTTCTCGCGCATCGGCTACTACCGCCACATCTACGCCCCGGCCGACGAGGCCGACAACCTCGTGCGCCTGGACACCCTCAACAACCGCATCATCGCCGAACGCGTCCATTCCGACGTGCCCCACTACGGCCGCATCCGTGACCTGCTCATGTCGGACTGGATCAAAAACCTCTTTCTCGTGCGCCACGCCGAAAGCGAGTATAACCTGGAAAACCGCGTCGGCGGCGATTCCGGGCTGACCGAAAAAGGCCGGCGCATGGCCTGGGCTCTGTCTCGCCACTTCATCGGCACGCCGCTGCCCTACGTCTTTACGAGCACGCTCACGCGCACCCGGGAGATGGCCGAACCCCTGCTGGAAACCCGCAAGGGCACGACCATCCACCATGCCTTCAAGGAGTTCGACGAGATCGACGTTGGCGAATGCGATGGGCTAAGCTATACAGAGATGGAGCGTGCACGACCGGAACTCTTTGCCGCCCGGGCGCGCAACAAATACAACTTCGTCTACCCCGGCGGCGAAGGCTACGCCACCATGGCCGGCCGGGTGTATCGCGGCATCAAGAAAGCCATCTACCTGAGCGGCAACTCCGAATACATCATGATTATCGGCCATCAGGCCGTCAACCGCATGATCCTCTCGGACTTCCTGTTCCGCCGCGCCGAAGACGTGCCCTATATTTTTATCCCCCAGGACAAGTACTTCCACATCGTCTCGACCCAAAGCAAGAAGCTGTTCGAATTGCGCAAGTTTTAG
- a CDS encoding NADH:flavin oxidoreductase, producing the protein MKVFSPIAINGMRLKNRFVRSATGEGMANPDGSASDRLEALLKTLAKGEVGLVVSSHAYVEKRGQARASQLGAHSPDMEAGIARLARIVHAYGGRFVVQLAHAGLRADPEVTGQAPLGPSVPEDDTAGQAMEAEDLARLEAAFGTAAALCRDAGADGVQIHAAHGYGLSQFLSPRTNRRTGAYGGSLQNRARLLLEVLGAIRGRIGREYPVLAKINSDDFIAGGFTSAECVQVVSWLEAAGLDAVELSGGVFESGRLNFSRPGRIAIPDGEAWYRDTARTVKAAGVTMPVILVGGLRSLGTCEDIIASGDAELVAMSRPFIREPGLIARWQAGDTAPASCVGDNLCFAPARSGQGLYCVTEARQGERPK; encoded by the coding sequence ATGAAGGTCTTTTCGCCCATCGCCATCAACGGGATGCGGCTTAAAAACCGCTTCGTGCGTTCGGCCACAGGGGAAGGGATGGCCAACCCCGACGGCTCGGCCTCGGACCGGCTGGAAGCGCTGCTCAAGACCCTGGCCAAGGGCGAGGTGGGGCTGGTCGTCTCCAGCCACGCCTATGTGGAAAAACGCGGCCAGGCCCGGGCTTCCCAACTTGGCGCGCACAGCCCGGACATGGAGGCCGGCATCGCCCGGCTGGCCCGCATCGTCCATGCCTACGGCGGCCGGTTTGTGGTGCAGCTGGCCCACGCCGGGCTGCGGGCCGACCCGGAGGTGACCGGTCAAGCGCCGCTTGGGCCGTCGGTTCCCGAGGATGATACGGCAGGCCAAGCCATGGAAGCCGAGGATCTGGCCCGGCTGGAAGCCGCCTTTGGCACGGCGGCGGCCCTTTGCCGCGATGCCGGGGCCGACGGCGTGCAGATTCATGCCGCCCACGGCTATGGCCTGAGCCAATTCCTCTCGCCGCGCACCAACCGCCGCACTGGCGCGTATGGCGGCTCGTTGCAAAATCGGGCCAGACTGCTGCTGGAAGTGCTCGGCGCCATCCGGGGCCGCATCGGCCGGGAGTATCCGGTGCTGGCCAAGATCAACAGCGACGATTTCATCGCCGGGGGCTTCACTTCGGCCGAGTGCGTCCAGGTCGTGAGCTGGCTGGAAGCGGCGGGGCTCGACGCGGTGGAACTCTCGGGCGGGGTGTTCGAATCCGGGCGGCTCAATTTCTCGCGCCCGGGCCGCATCGCCATCCCGGACGGCGAAGCCTGGTACCGCGACACGGCCCGGACCGTCAAAGCGGCCGGGGTGACCATGCCGGTGATCCTGGTCGGGGGGCTTCGCAGCCTGGGCACGTGCGAGGACATCATCGCCTCGGGCGACGCCGAGCTGGTGGCCATGTCCCGGCCGTTTATCCGCGAACCCGGGCTTATCGCCCGCTGGCAGGCCGGCGACACTGCTCCGGCGTCCTGCGTGGGCGACAATCTCTGCTTCGCCCCGGCCCGCTCGGGCCAGGGCCTTTACTGCGTCACCGAGGCCAGACAGGGGGAACGGCCCAAGTAA
- a CDS encoding penicillin-binding protein 1A, whose product MKKLLILLAILVFVGLVFGIAGGVGLYYWASNDLPSFRKITDYRPPLVTTIYTRDNKVLGYLYSEKRFLVTLSEMPDFLPKAFLAAEDATFYQHEGVDPTAILRAMVKNLQQGGRKQGGSTITQQIIKRLLLSSEKSYQRKVKEAILAYRLEKYLTKDEILTIYLNQIYLGSRAYGVEAAARTYFGVHVADLTIAQAALLAGLPQAPSRYSPFRDFESAKARQKYVLGRMLAQNWISQAQHDAAVAEPLVFKSMPDPSWEVAPFYLEEVRRELIDRFGEDQVYNGGLHVHTAVDLKHQEAAERALREGLVASEKRRGFKPSLEKLDKDKYEEFYERSGVPEALLQPGRWLKALVQEVVPAGAVVRFGDKYGLIPAEDMSWAKGKVEPGDLVWASVTALPDKAGPDKAAPAAKPAPAKPGEAKPAEAAAKKPKPGENPPPAAPAKAARPMWKLAMQLEPRIEGAIVSMEPRTGDVVACVGGFSFEKSQFNRATQSFRQPGSSFKPIVYSVAMDNGMTPATVVMDGPFTYVDPWSKQTWSPGNYEGDYGGPMTIRSALAKSKNLVTVRVAQQVGMKKIVERAQELGLRGDFGPFLPVSLGAVAVNLLDMVKAYSAFARDGSTITPRFILDVKSPWGEEVWVNKPEVKQVMSPQTAYVMDCLLKEVVRAGTATAAKVLGRPLAGKTGTTNDFQDAWFMGFSPYLLTGCYIGFDQPKSMGKGETGGRASLPIWLSYRKAVEDDYPPEDFSRPPGVIMGTVDGVPMAFKEGTEKGVASIMDEEQEKAFFTDPNAPLGKGEDLLKQMF is encoded by the coding sequence GTGAAAAAGTTGCTCATCCTTCTGGCGATCCTGGTGTTCGTGGGCCTCGTTTTCGGCATTGCCGGCGGCGTGGGCCTCTACTACTGGGCGTCCAACGACCTGCCGAGCTTTCGCAAGATCACCGACTACCGCCCGCCGCTGGTCACCACCATCTACACCCGCGACAACAAGGTGCTCGGCTATCTCTATTCCGAGAAGCGCTTCCTGGTGACGCTTTCCGAAATGCCGGACTTTTTGCCCAAGGCCTTCCTGGCCGCCGAGGACGCCACCTTCTACCAGCACGAAGGCGTCGATCCCACGGCCATCCTGCGGGCCATGGTCAAAAACCTCCAGCAGGGCGGCCGCAAGCAGGGCGGCTCCACCATCACCCAGCAGATCATCAAGCGTCTGCTTTTGTCCTCGGAAAAAAGCTACCAGCGCAAGGTCAAGGAAGCCATCCTGGCCTACCGCTTGGAAAAATACCTGACCAAGGACGAAATCCTCACCATCTATTTAAACCAGATCTACCTGGGCTCCCGGGCGTATGGCGTGGAAGCGGCGGCAAGGACCTATTTCGGCGTCCACGTGGCCGATCTGACCATCGCCCAGGCCGCGCTCCTGGCCGGCCTGCCCCAGGCCCCCAGCCGCTATTCTCCGTTTCGTGACTTCGAATCGGCCAAGGCCCGCCAGAAATACGTCCTTGGCCGGATGCTTGCCCAGAACTGGATCAGCCAGGCCCAGCACGACGCCGCCGTGGCCGAGCCGCTGGTCTTTAAAAGCATGCCCGACCCGTCCTGGGAGGTGGCCCCGTTCTACCTCGAAGAGGTGCGCCGGGAACTCATCGATCGCTTCGGCGAAGACCAAGTCTATAACGGCGGCTTGCACGTCCATACCGCCGTGGACCTCAAACACCAGGAAGCGGCCGAGCGGGCCCTGCGCGAAGGCCTTGTCGCTTCGGAAAAACGGCGCGGCTTCAAGCCCAGCCTGGAAAAGCTCGACAAGGACAAATACGAGGAATTCTACGAGCGCTCGGGCGTGCCCGAAGCCCTGCTGCAACCGGGGCGCTGGCTCAAGGCCCTGGTGCAGGAAGTGGTGCCGGCTGGTGCTGTGGTGCGCTTTGGCGACAAGTACGGCCTCATCCCCGCCGAGGACATGAGCTGGGCCAAGGGCAAGGTGGAGCCGGGCGATCTGGTCTGGGCCTCGGTCACGGCCCTGCCCGACAAGGCCGGCCCGGACAAGGCCGCCCCGGCCGCCAAGCCGGCCCCGGCCAAGCCCGGCGAGGCCAAACCGGCCGAGGCCGCCGCCAAAAAGCCCAAGCCCGGCGAAAACCCGCCCCCGGCCGCGCCGGCCAAGGCCGCACGCCCCATGTGGAAGCTGGCCATGCAACTGGAGCCGCGCATCGAAGGGGCCATCGTGTCCATGGAGCCACGCACCGGCGATGTCGTGGCTTGCGTGGGCGGCTTTTCCTTCGAAAAAAGCCAGTTCAACCGGGCCACCCAGTCCTTCCGCCAGCCCGGTTCGTCGTTTAAGCCCATCGTCTACTCCGTGGCCATGGACAACGGCATGACCCCGGCCACCGTGGTCATGGACGGCCCCTTCACCTACGTCGATCCCTGGAGCAAGCAGACCTGGAGCCCGGGAAACTACGAAGGCGACTACGGCGGCCCCATGACCATCCGTTCGGCCCTGGCCAAGTCCAAAAACCTCGTCACCGTACGGGTGGCCCAGCAGGTAGGCATGAAAAAGATCGTGGAGCGCGCCCAGGAACTGGGGCTTCGCGGCGATTTCGGCCCGTTTTTGCCGGTCAGCCTCGGGGCCGTGGCCGTCAATCTCCTGGACATGGTCAAGGCCTACTCGGCTTTTGCCCGGGACGGCTCCACCATCACCCCGCGCTTCATCCTCGACGTCAAAAGCCCCTGGGGCGAGGAAGTCTGGGTCAACAAGCCCGAGGTCAAACAGGTCATGTCGCCCCAGACCGCCTACGTCATGGACTGCCTGCTCAAGGAAGTCGTGCGGGCCGGCACGGCCACGGCGGCCAAGGTCCTGGGCCGTCCCCTGGCCGGAAAGACCGGCACCACCAACGATTTCCAGGACGCCTGGTTCATGGGCTTTTCGCCCTATCTGCTCACCGGCTGCTACATCGGCTTCGACCAGCCCAAATCCATGGGCAAGGGCGAAACCGGCGGCCGGGCCTCGCTGCCCATCTGGCTCTCCTACCGCAAGGCCGTGGAAGACGACTACCCGCCCGAAGACTTCTCGCGTCCGCCCGGCGTCATCATGGGCACCGTGGACGGCGTGCCCATGGCCTTCAAGGAAGGCACCGAAAAGGGCGTGGCCAGCATCATGGACGAAGAACAGGAAAAAGCCTTCTTCACCGACCCCAACGCGCCGCTCGGCAAGGGCGAGGATTTGTTGAAGCAGATGTTTTAG